The following proteins are encoded in a genomic region of Synechococcus sp. CBW1002:
- a CDS encoding carbonic anhydrase — MALSRFAQGPATAAQPESQALLGELQVCDPPGDPLEALLERNRGFSRAWQAMSRESDPVKRLKLKTEFFYGGCQINPQALNEGQRPWAALLSCADARVAPEFVFASGSGELFQVRCAGNTAFDDAVASMEYAVSVLKVPLIVVLGHSNCGAVKAAMGSDPLTPLLEGLVKPIRASLVSGDSLSQAVQGNARYAAGLLPARSAVLKQAQASGALTIRSAYFDLATGLVTVN; from the coding sequence ATGGCGCTGAGTCGGTTCGCCCAGGGCCCTGCCACAGCGGCTCAACCTGAAAGTCAGGCCCTGCTCGGGGAACTGCAGGTCTGTGACCCTCCCGGAGACCCCCTGGAAGCGCTTCTGGAGCGCAACCGTGGCTTCAGCAGGGCCTGGCAGGCAATGAGCCGCGAGAGCGACCCTGTTAAGCGATTGAAGCTCAAAACCGAATTCTTCTACGGCGGCTGTCAGATCAACCCACAGGCGCTCAACGAGGGCCAGCGCCCCTGGGCTGCCCTTCTGAGTTGCGCCGATGCCCGTGTGGCGCCAGAGTTCGTTTTCGCTTCGGGTTCCGGGGAGCTGTTCCAGGTGCGCTGCGCCGGCAACACCGCCTTTGATGACGCCGTTGCCTCGATGGAATATGCCGTGAGTGTTCTCAAGGTGCCGCTGATCGTGGTGCTGGGCCACAGCAACTGCGGTGCTGTCAAGGCCGCCATGGGCAGCGATCCGCTCACGCCGCTGCTGGAAGGTCTGGTCAAGCCGATCCGGGCCAGCCTCGTGAGCGGCGACAGCCTCAGCCAGGCGGTGCAGGGCAATGCCCGCTACGCCGCCGGCTTGCTACCTGCCCGCAGTGCGGTGCTCAAGCAGGCGCAAGCCTCCGGCGCTCTGACGATCCGTAGCGCCTATTTCGATCTGGCGACCGGCCTGGTGACTGTGAACTGA
- the aspS gene encoding aspartate--tRNA ligase: MRSHGCGDLRPDATGQAVQLCGWVDRSRDHGGVIFIDLRDRSGTVQITVDPDNGAEMFAVAEHLRNETVIQVEGKVRERPADAINDKLATGRIEVLASAITVLNSVKGNLPFAVSVHDEENTREELRLRHRYLDLRRERMNSNLRLRARTIQAARRFLEDQGFIEVETPVLTRSTPEGARDYLVPSRVCGGEWFALPQSPQLFKQLLMVGGIERYYQVARCFRDEDLRADRQPEFTQLDIEMSFMGQEEILELNEALIATIWKAVKGVELPRPFPRLTWHEAMERYGTDRPDTRYGMELTNVSDLVAGMGFKVFSGAVAAGGSVKCIAVPGGNDALSNVRIKPGGDVFSEAQKAGAGGLAFIRVREGGEIDTIGAIKDNLSAATRAELLERTGAVPGTLLLFGAGDTATVNKALDRVRQYLARELGMVQPDRENDAWNFLWVVDFPMFEFNAGDNRLEALHHPFCAPNTEDLGGDPGQWADTLPTARAQAYDLVLNGLELGGGSLRIHDSALQRQVLQTIGLPLEEANRQFGFLMEALDMGAPPHGGLAFGVDRIVMLLAGEESIRDTIAFPKTQQARCLMTQAPADVADAQLEELHVASTWSEEES; the protein is encoded by the coding sequence ATGCGCAGCCACGGATGCGGCGACCTGCGCCCCGATGCCACCGGCCAGGCCGTGCAACTGTGCGGCTGGGTGGACCGCAGCCGTGATCACGGCGGTGTGATCTTCATCGACCTGCGCGACCGCAGCGGCACGGTGCAGATCACCGTGGACCCCGACAACGGCGCCGAGATGTTCGCCGTGGCGGAGCACCTGCGCAACGAAACGGTGATCCAGGTTGAGGGCAAGGTGCGCGAGCGCCCTGCCGATGCCATCAACGACAAGCTGGCCACCGGCCGTATTGAGGTGCTGGCCAGCGCCATCACCGTGCTCAACAGCGTGAAGGGCAACCTGCCCTTCGCCGTGTCGGTGCACGACGAGGAGAACACCCGCGAAGAGCTGCGGCTGCGCCACCGCTACCTGGATCTGCGCCGCGAGCGCATGAACAGCAACCTGCGCCTGCGGGCCCGCACGATCCAGGCCGCCCGCCGCTTCCTGGAAGACCAGGGCTTCATCGAGGTAGAAACCCCGGTGCTTACCCGCTCGACCCCCGAGGGGGCCCGCGACTATCTGGTGCCCAGTCGGGTGTGCGGCGGCGAATGGTTCGCCCTGCCCCAGTCGCCCCAGCTGTTCAAGCAGCTGCTGATGGTGGGCGGCATCGAGCGCTACTACCAGGTGGCCCGCTGCTTCCGCGACGAGGACCTGCGCGCCGACCGCCAGCCGGAGTTCACCCAGCTGGACATCGAGATGAGCTTCATGGGCCAGGAGGAGATCCTCGAGCTCAACGAAGCCCTGATCGCCACCATCTGGAAGGCCGTCAAAGGCGTGGAGCTGCCCCGTCCCTTCCCCCGGCTCACCTGGCACGAGGCCATGGAGCGCTACGGCACCGACCGGCCCGACACCCGCTATGGCATGGAGCTCACCAACGTGAGCGACCTGGTGGCCGGCATGGGCTTCAAGGTGTTCAGTGGCGCCGTGGCGGCCGGCGGCTCGGTGAAGTGCATCGCCGTGCCCGGCGGCAATGACGCTCTCAGCAATGTGCGCATCAAGCCCGGCGGTGATGTGTTCAGCGAGGCCCAGAAGGCGGGGGCTGGCGGCCTGGCCTTCATCCGCGTGCGCGAGGGCGGTGAGATCGACACGATCGGCGCCATCAAGGACAACCTCAGCGCCGCCACCAGGGCCGAGCTGCTGGAGCGCACCGGTGCGGTGCCCGGCACCCTGCTGCTGTTCGGCGCCGGCGACACCGCCACCGTGAACAAGGCCCTCGATCGGGTGCGTCAGTATCTGGCCCGCGAGCTGGGGATGGTGCAGCCCGACCGGGAGAACGACGCCTGGAACTTCCTCTGGGTGGTGGATTTCCCGATGTTCGAGTTCAACGCCGGTGACAACCGGCTCGAGGCGCTGCATCACCCCTTCTGCGCCCCCAACACCGAGGATCTGGGCGGCGATCCCGGCCAGTGGGCCGACACCCTCCCCACGGCCCGCGCCCAGGCCTACGACCTGGTGCTGAACGGCCTGGAGCTGGGCGGTGGCTCGCTGCGCATCCACGACTCGGCCCTGCAGCGCCAGGTGCTGCAGACCATCGGCCTGCCCCTGGAGGAGGCCAACCGCCAGTTCGGCTTCCTGATGGAGGCCCTCGACATGGGCGCCCCTCCCCACGGCGGCCTGGCCTTCGGTGTCGACCGGATCGTGATGCTGCTGGCCGGCGAGGAGTCGATCCGCGACACGATCGCCTTCCCCAAGACCCAGCAGGCCCGCTGCCTGATGACCCAGGCCCCCGCCGATGTGGCAGACGCGCAGCTCGAAGAGCTGCATGTGGCCAGCACCTGGAGCGAGGAGGAGAGCTGA
- a CDS encoding Nif11-like leader peptide family natural product precursor → MSLDQLKAFLGRVQDDPGLRAAVQAAATADDVAQIGAGLGYVFSGDELLRLSGKKVGRVTVTKQDIPGEYN, encoded by the coding sequence ATGTCCCTCGATCAGCTGAAGGCCTTTCTCGGCAGGGTGCAGGACGATCCAGGTCTGCGGGCGGCGGTGCAGGCGGCCGCCACCGCCGATGACGTGGCCCAGATCGGCGCCGGCCTGGGGTATGTCTTCTCCGGCGATGAGCTGTTGCGGCTCTCCGGCAAAAAAGTGGGGCGGGTCACCGTGACCAAGCAGGACATCCCCGGCGAATACAACTGA
- a CDS encoding Dps family protein encodes MTTASSNPAIDIGIPEATRRQIADELGRLLADSYVLYGKTHGFHWNVTGPMFNTLHLMFMDQYTELWTALDVIAERIRALGFPAPFGGATFAGLASIAETEGVPPALAMVRELVSGHEAVARTARKVFAVADEANDQPTADLLTQRLQIHEKTAWMLRSLLEG; translated from the coding sequence ATGACCACAGCTTCCAGCAACCCAGCGATCGACATCGGCATCCCTGAAGCCACGCGGCGGCAGATCGCCGACGAGCTCGGCCGCCTGCTGGCCGACAGCTACGTGCTCTACGGCAAGACCCATGGCTTCCACTGGAATGTGACCGGGCCGATGTTCAACACGCTCCACCTGATGTTCATGGACCAGTACACGGAGCTCTGGACCGCCCTGGACGTGATCGCCGAACGCATCCGCGCCCTCGGCTTCCCCGCCCCGTTCGGTGGCGCCACCTTCGCCGGCCTGGCCTCGATCGCCGAAACCGAGGGAGTGCCGCCGGCCCTGGCGATGGTGCGGGAGCTGGTGAGCGGCCATGAGGCCGTGGCCCGTACTGCCCGCAAGGTGTTTGCGGTGGCCGACGAGGCCAACGACCAGCCCACCGCAGACCTGCTCACCCAACGGCTGCAGATCCACGAGAAGACCGCCTGGATGCTGCGCAGCCTGCTGGAGGGCTGA
- a CDS encoding CTP synthase, giving the protein MSQVASAKPPAPSRATQAKFVFVTGGVVSSIGKGIVAASLGRLLKSRGYSVSILKLDPYLNVDPGTMSPFQHGEVFVTQDGAETDLDLGHYERFTDTAMSRLNSVTTGSIYQAVINKERRGDYQGGTVQVIPHITGEIRERIHRVAANSGADVVITEIGGTVGDIESLPFLEAIREFRGDVGRQDLAYVHVTLLPYIGTSGELKTKPTQHSVKELRSIGIQPDVLVCRSDRPFSDDLKAKIGGFCGVPTRAVIPALDADSIYAVPLAMEHEGLCREVLDVLGLTDHPSDMERWQELVTKLRNPGPAVKVALVGKYVQLNDAYLSVVEALRHACIDRDASLDLHWICAEQIEERGAEALLRGMDAVVVPGGFGHRGVDGKVAAIRWAREQQVPFLGLCLGMQCAVIEWARNQAGLVGATSAELDGDTAHPVIHLLPEQQDVVDLGGTMRLGVYPCRLTPGSLAAELYGDAVVYERHRHRYEFNNAYRNLFVESGYTISGTSPDGRLVELIELRDHPFFTACQYHPEFLSRPGKPHPLFRGLIAAAQQRLPQVAAPPATATTTTEAEATLVAP; this is encoded by the coding sequence ATGTCCCAGGTCGCCAGCGCCAAGCCCCCCGCTCCGAGCCGGGCCACGCAGGCGAAATTCGTCTTCGTGACGGGGGGCGTGGTGTCGAGCATCGGCAAGGGGATCGTGGCCGCCAGCCTCGGGCGCCTGCTCAAGAGCCGCGGCTACAGCGTCTCGATCCTCAAGCTCGACCCCTACCTGAACGTGGACCCGGGCACGATGAGCCCGTTCCAGCACGGTGAGGTGTTCGTCACCCAGGACGGCGCCGAGACCGACCTCGACCTGGGCCACTACGAGCGCTTCACCGACACCGCCATGTCGCGCCTCAACAGCGTGACCACCGGCTCGATCTACCAGGCGGTGATCAACAAGGAGCGCCGCGGCGACTACCAGGGCGGCACCGTGCAGGTGATCCCCCACATCACCGGCGAGATCCGGGAGCGGATCCACCGGGTGGCCGCCAACAGCGGCGCCGATGTGGTGATCACCGAAATCGGCGGCACCGTGGGCGACATCGAGTCGCTGCCATTCCTGGAAGCCATCCGCGAGTTCCGCGGCGACGTGGGCCGCCAGGATCTGGCCTACGTGCACGTGACCCTGCTGCCCTACATCGGCACCTCGGGCGAACTCAAGACCAAACCCACCCAGCACTCGGTGAAGGAGCTGCGCTCGATCGGCATCCAGCCCGATGTGCTGGTGTGCCGCAGCGACCGGCCGTTCAGCGACGACCTCAAGGCCAAGATCGGCGGTTTCTGCGGTGTGCCCACCCGGGCCGTGATCCCCGCCCTCGATGCCGACAGCATCTACGCGGTGCCGCTGGCCATGGAGCACGAAGGCCTGTGCCGCGAGGTGCTCGATGTGCTCGGCCTCACCGACCACCCCAGCGACATGGAGCGCTGGCAGGAGCTGGTCACGAAACTGCGCAACCCGGGCCCTGCCGTGAAGGTGGCCCTGGTGGGCAAGTACGTGCAGCTCAACGACGCCTACCTCTCGGTGGTGGAGGCCCTGCGCCACGCCTGCATCGATCGCGACGCCTCCCTTGATCTGCACTGGATCTGCGCCGAACAGATCGAGGAACGCGGCGCGGAAGCCCTGCTGCGGGGCATGGATGCGGTGGTGGTACCGGGCGGCTTCGGCCATCGCGGCGTCGATGGCAAGGTGGCGGCGATCCGCTGGGCCCGGGAGCAGCAGGTGCCGTTCCTGGGGCTCTGCCTGGGCATGCAATGCGCCGTGATCGAGTGGGCCCGCAACCAGGCTGGCCTGGTGGGGGCGACCAGCGCCGAACTCGATGGCGACACGGCCCATCCAGTGATCCATCTGCTGCCAGAGCAGCAGGACGTGGTCGACCTGGGCGGCACCATGCGCCTGGGGGTCTACCCCTGCCGGCTGACGCCGGGCAGCCTCGCCGCCGAGCTCTACGGCGACGCGGTGGTCTACGAGCGGCACCGCCACCGCTACGAGTTCAACAACGCCTACCGCAACCTCTTCGTCGAGTCGGGCTACACGATCAGCGGCACCTCCCCCGATGGCCGCCTGGTGGAACTGATCGAGCTGCGCGACCACCCCTTCTTCACGGCCTGCCAGTACCACCCCGAATTTCTGTCGCGGCCCGGCAAGCCCCATCCCCTGTTCCGCGGCCTGATCGCCGCGGCCCAGCAGCGGCTGCCCCAGGTCGCGGCCCCACCGGCCACGGCAACGACAACAACCGAGGCCGAGGCCACGCTCGTCGCCCCGTGA
- a CDS encoding 7-carboxy-7-deazaguanine synthase QueE, producing the protein MAVTAAALPVVETFHSLQGEGVHSGRSAFFIRLAGCTVGCPWCDTKHSWPAAAHPLHSLDALAKEAQQAAAAGAGFVVITGGEPLHHDLDELTAALHQRTALPLHLETSGVDRLSGHFDWITLSPKRHRPPSDDLLRHCHELKVVVHETADLGFAEVMASAASRLRAGNGSDPPVLLLQPGWQSTDGQSLALGYVQSHPDWRLSLQLHKNLGVR; encoded by the coding sequence ATCGCTGTCACAGCGGCGGCACTGCCGGTGGTGGAAACCTTTCATTCCCTCCAGGGGGAAGGAGTCCACAGTGGTCGCAGCGCCTTCTTCATCCGCCTGGCTGGCTGCACGGTGGGCTGCCCCTGGTGCGACACCAAGCACTCCTGGCCCGCCGCCGCCCATCCGCTCCACAGTCTGGATGCCCTGGCGAAGGAAGCGCAGCAGGCGGCGGCGGCCGGCGCCGGCTTCGTGGTGATCACTGGCGGAGAACCCCTGCATCACGATCTCGACGAGCTCACCGCTGCGCTGCACCAGCGCACGGCCTTGCCGCTGCACCTGGAAACCAGCGGGGTGGACCGTCTCAGCGGCCACTTCGACTGGATCACCCTCTCGCCGAAGCGGCATCGCCCTCCATCCGACGATCTGCTGCGCCACTGCCACGAACTCAAGGTCGTGGTGCACGAGACGGCCGACCTTGGCTTCGCGGAGGTGATGGCCAGCGCCGCCAGCCGGCTCCGGGCGGGGAATGGCTCGGATCCGCCGGTGCTGCTGCTGCAACCCGGCTGGCAGAGCACCGACGGCCAGAGCCTGGCCCTCGGTTATGTGCAGTCCCATCCGGACTGGCGGCTGAGCCTGCAGCTCCACAAGAACCTGGGGGTGCGCTGA
- a CDS encoding ecotin — translation MTGFQAPVPVTPIARMAFAGLALGVLLAGQGAARAIPRLDLKPFPAAAAGERRWVIQLPGLLQPSPDPALSPHPADWRVELMVGRTMEVDCNHRRLGGSIKAESLKGWGYTIYRVTAPGPVASTLMACPPNEKPQQAFVTLGGGKPFVVPYNASLPIVLYAPADLEVRWRLWKAEKRQRPAQVL, via the coding sequence ATGACGGGTTTCCAGGCTCCGGTACCGGTAACTCCGATCGCCCGGATGGCCTTCGCTGGCCTGGCCTTGGGGGTTCTCCTGGCTGGGCAGGGCGCGGCACGGGCCATCCCCCGCCTCGATCTCAAGCCCTTCCCTGCCGCTGCGGCCGGTGAGCGCCGCTGGGTGATCCAGCTGCCGGGCCTGCTGCAGCCCTCCCCCGATCCCGCCCTCTCCCCCCACCCGGCCGACTGGCGGGTGGAGCTGATGGTGGGGCGCACGATGGAGGTGGACTGCAACCATCGACGCCTAGGCGGCTCGATCAAGGCCGAGTCGCTGAAGGGCTGGGGCTACACCATCTATCGGGTCACGGCTCCCGGGCCGGTGGCCTCGACCCTGATGGCCTGCCCGCCCAACGAGAAGCCGCAGCAGGCCTTCGTGACCCTGGGCGGCGGCAAGCCCTTTGTGGTGCCTTACAACGCCAGCCTGCCGATCGTGCTCTATGCCCCCGCCGATCTGGAGGTGCGCTGGCGCCTCTGGAAGGCAGAGAAGCGTCAGCGGCCTGCTCAGGTGCTCTGA
- the queC gene encoding 7-cyano-7-deazaguanine synthase QueC, protein MTVALLSGGLDSATATALALEAGHRVIGLSFDYGQRHRRELEAASAVARSLGLEEHHTISVNLAAWGGSALTDLAMAVPSGGVEEGVIPSTYVPGRNTVFIALGLSLAEARGAQRLALGVNAVDYSGYPDCRPDYLEAFQHLADLASKAGRQGRGIQLWAPLVQWSKTRIVQEALRLGVPIAATWSCYSGGNAPCGMCDSCRIRDAALIEAGRPDLASHQAP, encoded by the coding sequence CTGACCGTGGCTCTGCTGTCCGGCGGCCTCGATTCGGCCACCGCCACCGCCCTGGCCCTGGAAGCAGGCCACCGCGTGATCGGGCTGTCCTTCGACTACGGCCAGCGCCATCGCCGCGAACTCGAGGCCGCCAGCGCCGTGGCGCGCAGCCTCGGGCTGGAGGAGCACCACACGATCAGCGTCAACCTGGCGGCCTGGGGCGGCTCAGCCCTCACCGATCTGGCCATGGCCGTGCCCAGCGGCGGCGTGGAGGAGGGCGTGATCCCATCCACGTATGTGCCAGGCCGCAACACCGTGTTCATCGCCCTGGGGCTGAGCCTGGCCGAAGCCCGGGGTGCCCAGCGGCTGGCCCTGGGCGTGAACGCGGTCGACTATTCCGGCTATCCCGACTGCCGGCCCGACTACCTGGAGGCTTTCCAGCACCTGGCCGACCTGGCCAGCAAGGCGGGGCGCCAGGGCCGCGGCATCCAGCTCTGGGCGCCGCTGGTGCAATGGAGCAAGACGCGCATCGTGCAGGAAGCCCTGCGGCTCGGGGTGCCGATCGCGGCCACCTGGAGCTGCTACAGCGGCGGCAACGCCCCCTGCGGGATGTGCGACAGCTGCCGCATCCGCGATGCCGCCCTGATCGAGGCCGGCCGCCCCGACCTCGCCAGCCACCAGGCCCCGTGA
- a CDS encoding anthranilate synthase component I family protein, whose amino-acid sequence MIEPFTGWRASGGLQRRTIAWRDPAVVVQALAEQHGQDGLVWLDGDGTALGRRSLVGLAPLEVVSCRGLPGEPGARDPFAALAAMVDGGGHWMGWLSYEAGGWVETGEAWRSPAMAQLWAARHDPVLEFDAAAGCLRLKGHDGARLAAMTAAIEALAPTPPQASATQAPIAAPAIRAAMAHPAPPEPGLRLENWRWHTDGPAFAAGVERIRDWIAAGDLFQANLTACCEQELTGRVDVLALYQRLRRSCPAPFGGLAIAAGTEGSNPAQTPVEAILSASPERFLQVSASGLVESRPIKGTRPRHHDPAIDADAAADLVSSAKDRAENVMIVDLLRNDLGRVCVPGSIQVPQLVGLESYAQVHHLTSVVQGQLRAGLGVVDLLRACWPGGSITGAPKVRACRRLHGLEPVPRGPYCGSLFRLAHDGSFDSSILIRSLFLQGRTLRAHAGCGIVADSDPHDEAEELGWKLGPLLEALA is encoded by the coding sequence GTGATCGAGCCTTTCACGGGCTGGCGGGCCAGCGGTGGGCTGCAGCGCCGCACCATTGCCTGGCGGGATCCGGCGGTGGTGGTTCAGGCGCTGGCGGAACAGCACGGCCAGGACGGCCTGGTCTGGCTCGATGGCGACGGCACCGCCCTGGGGCGCCGCAGTCTGGTGGGCCTGGCGCCGCTGGAGGTGGTGAGCTGCCGCGGCCTGCCGGGTGAGCCCGGCGCCCGGGATCCGTTCGCGGCGCTGGCGGCGATGGTGGACGGCGGCGGCCACTGGATGGGCTGGTTGTCGTACGAGGCCGGCGGCTGGGTGGAGACCGGCGAAGCCTGGCGATCTCCGGCCATGGCCCAACTCTGGGCCGCCCGCCACGATCCGGTGCTGGAGTTCGACGCGGCCGCAGGCTGTTTGCGGCTCAAGGGCCACGATGGCGCGCGGCTGGCGGCGATGACCGCAGCGATCGAGGCCCTGGCCCCAACACCCCCCCAGGCAAGCGCAACACAAGCACCAATCGCAGCCCCTGCAATACGCGCAGCCATGGCTCACCCGGCGCCACCGGAGCCCGGCCTGCGGCTGGAGAACTGGCGCTGGCACACCGATGGGCCGGCCTTTGCCGCCGGCGTGGAGCGCATCCGCGACTGGATCGCCGCCGGGGATCTGTTCCAGGCCAATCTCACCGCCTGCTGCGAGCAGGAGCTGACGGGCCGCGTCGATGTCCTGGCGCTCTACCAACGGCTGCGGCGGAGCTGCCCGGCGCCCTTCGGTGGGCTGGCGATTGCAGCGGGAACCGAGGGGAGCAACCCGGCCCAGACCCCTGTGGAGGCCATCCTCTCGGCCTCACCGGAGCGCTTCCTGCAGGTAAGCGCCAGCGGTCTGGTGGAAAGCCGGCCGATCAAGGGCACCCGGCCGCGGCACCACGACCCGGCGATCGACGCGGATGCCGCCGCTGATCTGGTCAGCAGCGCCAAGGACCGGGCCGAGAACGTGATGATCGTCGACCTGCTGCGCAACGACCTGGGCCGGGTGTGCGTGCCGGGCTCGATCCAGGTACCCCAGCTGGTGGGCCTGGAAAGCTACGCGCAGGTGCATCACCTCACCTCGGTGGTGCAGGGTCAGCTGCGCGCCGGGCTGGGAGTTGTGGACCTGCTCCGGGCCTGCTGGCCGGGCGGCTCGATCACAGGGGCACCGAAAGTGCGGGCCTGCCGGCGGCTGCATGGGCTCGAACCGGTGCCGCGCGGGCCCTACTGCGGCTCCCTGTTCCGCCTCGCCCACGACGGCAGCTTCGACAGCAGCATCCTGATCCGTTCGCTGTTCCTGCAGGGCCGCACCCTGCGGGCCCATGCCGGCTGCGGCATCGTGGCCGATTCCGACCCCCACGATGAGGCGGAGGAGCTGGGCTGGAAGCTGGGGCCCCTGCTGGAGGCCCTGGCGTGA
- a CDS encoding aminotransferase class IV: MISPPESTSLPAVIAWIDIPSPQGSWGHPDELALPLSDRGLLLADGLFETLLIEAGQPHLLSAHLDRWHRSAALLGLAPPPNQARLVPLITEAVTRSGITSGALRLNWTRGSSGRGLAVPLHSTHRFWLSLSAATACFEPVHVIVSPSETRSATSLLSRCKTFAYGSAIQARRQAAASGADDALLPSSSGGLCCGTSANLLLRRGGRWLTPPLSSGCLPGVMRQQALRHGLAKERPISEQDLVRGDGALLLNSLGCRPISQVGAKPLPSVSQVKQFWRQLLSPAR; this comes from the coding sequence GTGATCAGCCCACCTGAGTCAACCAGCCTCCCGGCCGTGATCGCCTGGATCGATATCCCCAGCCCCCAGGGCTCCTGGGGCCATCCTGACGAGCTGGCCCTGCCCCTCAGCGACCGGGGGCTGCTGCTCGCCGATGGCCTGTTTGAGACGCTGCTGATCGAAGCCGGCCAACCCCATCTGCTGAGCGCCCATCTGGACCGCTGGCACCGCTCCGCTGCGCTGCTGGGCCTGGCACCGCCGCCCAATCAGGCGCGCCTGGTTCCCCTGATCACTGAGGCCGTGACGCGCAGCGGCATCACCAGCGGTGCCCTGCGGCTCAACTGGACACGGGGCAGCAGCGGCCGTGGCCTCGCCGTGCCGCTGCACAGCACCCACCGCTTCTGGCTCAGCCTCAGCGCCGCAACGGCCTGCTTCGAACCCGTGCACGTGATCGTGAGCCCCAGCGAAACCCGCAGCGCCACCAGCCTGCTGAGCCGCTGCAAGACCTTCGCCTATGGCTCCGCCATCCAGGCCCGCCGCCAGGCCGCTGCCTCAGGCGCCGACGACGCCCTGCTGCCCAGCAGCTCCGGCGGGTTGTGTTGCGGCACCAGCGCCAATCTGCTGCTGCGGCGCGGCGGTCGCTGGCTCACACCACCGCTGAGCAGCGGCTGCCTGCCCGGGGTGATGCGCCAGCAGGCGCTCCGCCATGGCCTGGCCAAGGAAAGGCCGATCAGCGAACAGGATCTGGTCAGAGGTGACGGCGCCCTGCTGCTGAACAGCCTTGGCTGCAGGCCGATCAGCCAGGTCGGAGCCAAGCCATTGCCAAGCGTGAGTCAGGTGAAGCAGTTCTGGCGCCAACTCCTGTCTCCAGCGCGTTAA
- the urtE gene encoding urea ABC transporter ATP-binding subunit UrtE: MTTSPLTQPAASATASGPLLEVQGLNVYYGESHILRNVDLSVRSGQMVCLIGRNGVGKTTLLKTVVGLLRQRSGSVELEDREVSRLPPHQRARAGIGYVPQGREIIPQLTVRENLLLGMEARPGGLAQHRHIDPLVFELFPVLEKFLARRGGDLSGGQQQQLAIARALLGKPKLLLLDEPTEGIQPSVVLDIERAVRRIIETTGISVLLVEQHLHFVRQADWYYAMQKGGVVASGPTEELSKQVIDRFLSV; the protein is encoded by the coding sequence ATGACCACCAGCCCCCTCACCCAGCCGGCCGCCTCGGCCACCGCCTCCGGCCCCCTGCTGGAAGTGCAGGGCCTGAATGTGTACTACGGCGAGAGTCACATCCTGCGCAATGTTGATCTCAGCGTCAGATCGGGTCAGATGGTCTGCCTGATCGGCCGCAATGGTGTCGGCAAGACCACTCTTCTCAAGACCGTGGTGGGCCTGTTGCGGCAGCGTTCTGGCTCGGTGGAGCTGGAGGATCGGGAGGTCTCGCGTCTGCCGCCCCACCAACGGGCCCGGGCCGGCATCGGCTACGTGCCCCAGGGGCGGGAGATCATCCCCCAGCTCACGGTGCGGGAAAACCTGCTGCTCGGCATGGAGGCTCGGCCGGGAGGTCTGGCGCAGCATCGCCACATCGACCCGCTGGTGTTTGAGCTGTTCCCGGTGCTGGAGAAGTTCCTGGCCCGCCGCGGTGGTGACCTCTCCGGTGGCCAGCAGCAGCAGCTGGCGATCGCCCGCGCTCTGCTGGGCAAGCCCAAGCTGCTGCTGCTCGATGAGCCCACCGAAGGCATCCAACCCTCAGTGGTGCTGGATATCGAACGGGCCGTGCGACGCATCATTGAAACCACCGGCATCAGCGTGTTGCTGGTGGAGCAGCACCTCCACTTCGTTCGCCAGGCGGATTGGTATTACGCCATGCAGAAGGGTGGTGTGGTGGCCAGTGGACCCACAGAAGAACTCAGCAAGCAGGTGATTGATCGCTTCCTGAGCGTCTGA